One segment of Colias croceus chromosome 15, ilColCroc2.1 DNA contains the following:
- the LOC123697726 gene encoding EF-hand domain-containing protein D2 homolog codes for MAATEELSGILQRRQAINEKLEEGIEIKPKYKFVNVFTEFHEFSRKEIKQYEQTFNKFDEGRDGYLDLNEVKRMMERLGAPQTHLGLKAMISEVDEDRDNKISFREFLLIYRKARAGELETDSGLETLAILTEINVDQVGVNGAKNFFEAKIEELAKTNKFHDEIIQEQEEKRREAEEKALRKQRFKEKTAIFQH; via the exons ATGGCAGCTACCGAAGAACTCAGCGGAATACTCCAGAGGCGGCAAGCAATTAATGAAAAGCTAGAAGAGGGCATCGAAATCAAACCGaaatataaattcgtcaaTGTATTCACGGAGTTCCACGAATTCTCCaggaaagaaataaaacagtaCGAGCAGACCTTCAACAA ATTCGATGAAGGTCGCGACGGATATTTGGATTTGAATGAAGTAAAGCGCATGATGGAGCGACTTGGCGCGCCCCAGACACATCTTGGGTTAAAAGCAATGATCTCTGAAGTGGACGAAGatagagataataaaataagcttCAGGGAATTTTTACTTATATATCG GAAAGCTCGAGCAGGTGAACTCGAGACGGACTCCGGTTTGGAAACATTAGCAATTCTCACCGAAATAAACGTAGACCAAGTCGGCGTAAACGGAGCTAAGAATTTCTTCGAAGCAAAAATCGAAGAGCTCGCTAAAACGAATAAGTTTCATGATGAAATCATACAAGAACAAGAAGAAAAACGACGTGAAGCGGAAGAGAAGGCTTTGCGAAAACAAAGGTTCAAGGAGAAAACGGCCATATTTCAACActaa
- the LOC123697729 gene encoding DNA-binding protein RFXANK-like — protein MEEGISVKNEEKNFDIKQEKQENLENFKCEFDSGSQDSSKSGSGGYQRWAPNLNGVRKSAFTPYKSVQCTALTNLQRGNTQARVPELPQPDCSFHAKAGRGEITRDDVKLEQYVDITDEHGLTALHWAASYGQLNSCQDLVWCGANVNMRGPEGETALHLAAAGGHHEVVKFLLNEGADADIQDDSGSTALMYAAAADFPYTCNELLIRGADLTLTNDYDQDAYTLTTTNNCKLAQTVIENFLIGCLSKV, from the exons ATGGAAGAAGGTATTTCTGTTAAAAACGAAGAAAAgaattttgatataaaacaaGAGAAGCAAGAGAACTTGGAGaattttaaatgtgaattCGATTCTGGAAGTCAAGATAGTAGTAAAAGTGGCAGCGGTGGATATCAACGATGGGCGCCCAATTTAAACGGAGTTAGAAAGAGTGCATTTACGCCGTATAAATCGGTGCAGTGTACAGCATTGACAAATTTACAAAGAG GTAACACGCAGGCGCGGGTTCCTGAGCTGCCTCAGCCCGATTGTAGCTTTCACGCGAAGGCAGGTCGCGGTGAAATAACCCGTGACGACGTGAAACTGGAGCAATATGTTGATATTACTGATGAGCATGGTCTTACTGCCCTGCACTGGGCAGCAAGTTATGGGCAATTGAACAGTTGCCAGGACCTTGTTTG GTGCGGGGCCAATGTTAACATGCGGGGCCCAGAGGGCGAGACAGCCCTCCACCTGGCTGCAGCCGGCGGTCACCATGAGGTTGTGAAATTTCTATTGAATGAAGGTGCCGACGCAGACATACAAGATGAT TCCGGTAGCACAGCCCTTATGTACGCTGCGGCGGCAGATTTCCCCTACACCTGTAACGAGCTCCTCATCAGAGGCGCTGATCTCACACTCACCAATGACTATGATCAAGATGCTTACACTCTAACTACAACAAATAACTGCAAGTTAG CACAAACTGTGATAGAAAACTTCTTGATTGGCTGCCTCAGCAAAGTGTGA
- the LOC123697728 gene encoding 2-hydroxyacyl-CoA lyase 1 isoform X1, which translates to MFIGRLLSTSRATIRRSFHISTKLNQAMGIDGNNILAESLKKQGIEYVFGIVGIPVIETSMAFQSVGIKYVGMRNEQAAAYAAQAIGYLTGKPGVCLAVSGPGLLHCIGGMANAQVNCWPLLVIAGSCPEDHEGIGGFQEWLQVESSRLYCKYAVRPPSPKLIPLHVERAVRSACAGRPGVAYLDMPATLLMAEVEEDKVPLDYYTAAPLTLAHPAPELVDKAAELLSSAKRPLVVVGKGAAYARAEDAVRKLVDSTGIPFLPTPMGKGVVPDESAYCVSTARTQALLQADVILLLGARLNWMLHFGQPPRFAPDVKVIQVDISPEEFHNSIKSEVAIHSDIKPFTEALSQRLSNKKFSLQPNNNAWWQSLKEKQKKNTEFVEAQANNKTQPLNYYAVFKAVQANIPKDSIIVSEGANTMDIGRGMLLNNQARHRLDAGTFGTMGVGPAFAVASAMWCRDYAPNKRVVCVEGDSAFGFSGMEIETMFRYKLPVIIIIVNNNGIYSGFDKETMKDFQSAGDIAQCTPPTALSSEVRYEKMMEMFGSSGHLCRTVEEIETAIKAAIQVTDRPSIINILISPQANRKPQTFNWLTESKL; encoded by the exons aTGTTTATAGGGCGTTTATTAAGTACTTCTCGTGCAACTATCAGAAGATCTTTCCATATATCCACCAAATTAAATCAAGCAATGGGTATCGATGGAAATAACATTTTAGCCGAGAGCTTAAAAAAGCAG GGCATAGAATATGTTTTCGGCATAGTAGGTATTCCTGTTATTGAAACTTCTATGGCATTCCAATCTGTCGGCATTAAATATGTGGGAATGAGAAATGAACAAGCAGCGGCTTATGCAGCTCAGGCTATTGGTTACCTTACAG GCAAGCCAGGAGTATGTCTTGCGGTATCTGGCCCAGGGCTCCTCCACTGTATAGGAGGTATGGCCAATGCACAAGTGAACTGTTGGCCTCTGCTGGTCATCGCTGGCTCTTGCCCAGAAGACCATGAAGGTATTGGAGGATTCCAAGAATGGCTGCAG GTAGAATCAAGTCGCCTGTACTGCAAGTATGCAGTACGACCTCCTTCACCAAAACTCATTCCTTTGCACGTAGAGAGAGCCGTGCGCAGCGCGTGCGCGGGTCGGCCCGGTGTAGCTTACCTGGATATGCCCGCTACTTTACTTATG GCGGAAGTAGAAGAAGACAAAGTGCCACTAGACTATTACACAGCAGCACCTCTAACCTTGGCTCATCCAGCCCCAGAACTAGTAGATAAAGCAGCAGAATTACTGTCCAGTGCTAAAAGGCCATTAGTAGTAGTGGGAAAGGGGGCTGCGTATGCGCGGGCTGAAGATGCAGTACGGAAACTTGTGGATAGCACTGGAATACCGTTCTTGCCTACACCTATGG GTAAGGGCGTAGTACCCGACGAGTCAGCATATTGCGTGTCGACGGCACGAACGCAAGCGCTGCTCCAAGCAGATGTGATACTCTTACTGGGCGCAAGATTGAACTGGATGCTGCACTTTGGACAGCCGCCGAGATTCGCGCCTGATGTTAAAGTTATacag GTCGACATTTCTCCAGAGGAATTCCACAATAGTATCAAATCAGAAGTGGCAATACATTCCGACATCAAGCCATTTACTGAGGCTCTTTCTCAAAGACTTTCAAACAAAAAGTTCTCATTGCAACCCAATAATAATGCTTGGTGGCAGTCGTTGAAGGAAAAGCAGAAGAAAAATACCGAATTTGTTGAG GCTCAAGCAAACAACAAAACGCAGCCCTTAAATTACTATGCCGTTTTTAAGGCAGTTCAAGCTAATATTCCCAAAGATTCAATAATAGTCAGTGAAGGAGCAAATACTATGGACATTGGTAGAGGAATGCTACTTAACAACCAAGCCAGGCATAGACTGGACGCTGGTACTTTTGGAACTATGGGG GTGGGACCTGCATTCGCTGTAGCATCGGCGATGTGGTGCAGAGACTATGCGCCCAACAAGCGAGTCGTGTGCGTTGAAGGAGATTCCGCTTTTGGATTCTCAg GAATGGAGATTGAAACGATGTTCCGCTACAAGCTGCCagtgattattataattgtgaaCAACAATGGTATATACAGTGGGTTTGATAAAGAAACCATGAAGGATTTCCAGTCTGCTGGCGACATCGCTCAATG TACTCCTCCCACCGCATTATCCAGCGAGGTTCGCTATGAGAAGATGATGGAAATGTTCGGCAGTTCGGGCCACTTGTGCCGAACTGTGGAAGAAATCGAAACAGCTATCAAAGCCGCTATACAAGTCACAGACAGACCCAGCATTATCAACATATTGATCAGCCCGCAAGCCAACAGAAAACCACAAACGTTCAATTGGCTTACCGAGTCTAAACTGTAA
- the LOC123698208 gene encoding uncharacterized protein LOC123698208, translating to MSASAPKTQQLQQDLQNELTSANQLLRLISIELQKIKSFTMAGGEFEENIKQNASIIGDLAKMQQINIKDLPPLKRLQPQLDMTQETNQSYQQHDSFRNSMDDSQYSSAKKRANRPPTYEKFLKQREGL from the exons ATGTCGGCATCAGCACCAAAAACACAACAGCTTCAGCAAGATTTACAAAATGAATTGACTTCAGCAAACCAATTATTACGTCTCAT ATCTATAGAGTTGCAGAAAATCAAAAGTTTTACTATGGCCGGAGGGGAAtttgaagaaaatattaaacag AATGCATCTATAATTGGAGATTTAGCTAAAATGCAACAGATAAACATAAAAGATTTGCCGCCACTTAAAAGGTTGCAACCACAACTAGACATGACACAAGAAACAAACCAAAGTTATCAGCAACATGACAGCTTCAGGAACAGTATGGATGATAGTCAATA CTCTTCTGCTAAAAAACGAGCAAATAGACCGCCGACTTATGAGAAGTTTTTAAAGCAAAGAGAAGGTTTATAA
- the LOC123697728 gene encoding 2-hydroxyacyl-CoA lyase 1 isoform X2, which yields MGIDGNNILAESLKKQGIEYVFGIVGIPVIETSMAFQSVGIKYVGMRNEQAAAYAAQAIGYLTGKPGVCLAVSGPGLLHCIGGMANAQVNCWPLLVIAGSCPEDHEGIGGFQEWLQVESSRLYCKYAVRPPSPKLIPLHVERAVRSACAGRPGVAYLDMPATLLMAEVEEDKVPLDYYTAAPLTLAHPAPELVDKAAELLSSAKRPLVVVGKGAAYARAEDAVRKLVDSTGIPFLPTPMGKGVVPDESAYCVSTARTQALLQADVILLLGARLNWMLHFGQPPRFAPDVKVIQVDISPEEFHNSIKSEVAIHSDIKPFTEALSQRLSNKKFSLQPNNNAWWQSLKEKQKKNTEFVEAQANNKTQPLNYYAVFKAVQANIPKDSIIVSEGANTMDIGRGMLLNNQARHRLDAGTFGTMGVGPAFAVASAMWCRDYAPNKRVVCVEGDSAFGFSGMEIETMFRYKLPVIIIIVNNNGIYSGFDKETMKDFQSAGDIAQCTPPTALSSEVRYEKMMEMFGSSGHLCRTVEEIETAIKAAIQVTDRPSIINILISPQANRKPQTFNWLTESKL from the exons ATGGGTATCGATGGAAATAACATTTTAGCCGAGAGCTTAAAAAAGCAG GGCATAGAATATGTTTTCGGCATAGTAGGTATTCCTGTTATTGAAACTTCTATGGCATTCCAATCTGTCGGCATTAAATATGTGGGAATGAGAAATGAACAAGCAGCGGCTTATGCAGCTCAGGCTATTGGTTACCTTACAG GCAAGCCAGGAGTATGTCTTGCGGTATCTGGCCCAGGGCTCCTCCACTGTATAGGAGGTATGGCCAATGCACAAGTGAACTGTTGGCCTCTGCTGGTCATCGCTGGCTCTTGCCCAGAAGACCATGAAGGTATTGGAGGATTCCAAGAATGGCTGCAG GTAGAATCAAGTCGCCTGTACTGCAAGTATGCAGTACGACCTCCTTCACCAAAACTCATTCCTTTGCACGTAGAGAGAGCCGTGCGCAGCGCGTGCGCGGGTCGGCCCGGTGTAGCTTACCTGGATATGCCCGCTACTTTACTTATG GCGGAAGTAGAAGAAGACAAAGTGCCACTAGACTATTACACAGCAGCACCTCTAACCTTGGCTCATCCAGCCCCAGAACTAGTAGATAAAGCAGCAGAATTACTGTCCAGTGCTAAAAGGCCATTAGTAGTAGTGGGAAAGGGGGCTGCGTATGCGCGGGCTGAAGATGCAGTACGGAAACTTGTGGATAGCACTGGAATACCGTTCTTGCCTACACCTATGG GTAAGGGCGTAGTACCCGACGAGTCAGCATATTGCGTGTCGACGGCACGAACGCAAGCGCTGCTCCAAGCAGATGTGATACTCTTACTGGGCGCAAGATTGAACTGGATGCTGCACTTTGGACAGCCGCCGAGATTCGCGCCTGATGTTAAAGTTATacag GTCGACATTTCTCCAGAGGAATTCCACAATAGTATCAAATCAGAAGTGGCAATACATTCCGACATCAAGCCATTTACTGAGGCTCTTTCTCAAAGACTTTCAAACAAAAAGTTCTCATTGCAACCCAATAATAATGCTTGGTGGCAGTCGTTGAAGGAAAAGCAGAAGAAAAATACCGAATTTGTTGAG GCTCAAGCAAACAACAAAACGCAGCCCTTAAATTACTATGCCGTTTTTAAGGCAGTTCAAGCTAATATTCCCAAAGATTCAATAATAGTCAGTGAAGGAGCAAATACTATGGACATTGGTAGAGGAATGCTACTTAACAACCAAGCCAGGCATAGACTGGACGCTGGTACTTTTGGAACTATGGGG GTGGGACCTGCATTCGCTGTAGCATCGGCGATGTGGTGCAGAGACTATGCGCCCAACAAGCGAGTCGTGTGCGTTGAAGGAGATTCCGCTTTTGGATTCTCAg GAATGGAGATTGAAACGATGTTCCGCTACAAGCTGCCagtgattattataattgtgaaCAACAATGGTATATACAGTGGGTTTGATAAAGAAACCATGAAGGATTTCCAGTCTGCTGGCGACATCGCTCAATG TACTCCTCCCACCGCATTATCCAGCGAGGTTCGCTATGAGAAGATGATGGAAATGTTCGGCAGTTCGGGCCACTTGTGCCGAACTGTGGAAGAAATCGAAACAGCTATCAAAGCCGCTATACAAGTCACAGACAGACCCAGCATTATCAACATATTGATCAGCCCGCAAGCCAACAGAAAACCACAAACGTTCAATTGGCTTACCGAGTCTAAACTGTAA